A single region of the Pseudomonadota bacterium genome encodes:
- a CDS encoding prepilin peptidase, with the protein MSNFHWLFLGVCFLTALHDFLYFKIPNYLVLILMVLFVIKVAIFQGLSDLYFPLLVFAGFLTAGFALYSFKLFGAGDAKLLAATAMWAVELNLLAFVVFTALAGGILSILYLWLGKTFEATRVHAVNLLSKGLVAKFKGQKVEVTEPASGANRVVPYGVAIFVGAVVVIIQSGMR; encoded by the coding sequence GTGTCAAATTTCCATTGGCTATTTTTAGGGGTCTGTTTTTTGACGGCCCTACATGACTTTCTCTATTTTAAGATCCCCAATTATTTGGTGTTGATCCTCATGGTGCTGTTTGTGATAAAGGTGGCCATTTTTCAGGGACTATCTGATTTGTATTTTCCACTGCTTGTGTTTGCAGGATTCCTTACAGCAGGGTTCGCCTTGTACTCATTTAAACTGTTTGGGGCAGGTGATGCGAAATTATTAGCAGCTACGGCAATGTGGGCCGTTGAGTTAAATTTACTGGCGTTTGTTGTCTTTACAGCATTAGCTGGAGGTATTCTTAGTATTTTGTATTTGTGGTTAGGCAAGACATTTGAAGCGACCCGTGTCCATGCCGTGAATTTATTGTCAAAAGGCTTAGTAGCAAAGTTTAAGGGTCAAAAGGTAGAAGTGACAGAACCAGCAAGTGGGGCAAATCGTGTGGTTCCATATGGTGTGGCCATATTTGTTGGGGCTGTTGTGGTAATAATCCAATCAGGGATGAGGTAG
- the cpaB gene encoding Flp pilus assembly protein CpaB: MKSRDIAVFAVALVLAVGVAFVTRMVIQTKRSEAVVVQGAKAPTARVLVAEANLPVGSTLTKQKAKWQDWPEDSVDGHYVTPSKIKKKTLYGSIVRYPITKGEPIKTANLLMKGDKSILSAIVRPGMRAFTIALDRKTNISGWIAPRDLVDVIVAARQGGSNRAFLGKTVVSKVPVLAVDSALQADDDKRGDKPPQTITLEVTPDQAERLAAAIEEGKPVISLHSFADHNRRAVASRRPQSKGSRAVTMIRGSEEMETVNVRGE, from the coding sequence ATGAAATCAAGAGACATCGCTGTTTTCGCAGTGGCGTTAGTGCTGGCCGTGGGGGTCGCATTTGTAACCCGTATGGTGATCCAGACAAAAAGAAGTGAAGCTGTTGTCGTCCAAGGTGCAAAAGCGCCAACAGCTAGGGTGCTGGTGGCTGAGGCAAATTTGCCTGTTGGTTCAACGCTGACAAAACAAAAAGCTAAATGGCAAGATTGGCCTGAAGATTCTGTGGACGGACACTATGTGACGCCAAGCAAAATCAAGAAAAAGACGCTTTATGGCTCGATCGTACGTTATCCGATCACTAAGGGTGAGCCTATTAAGACGGCCAATCTGTTGATGAAAGGGGATAAGAGTATCCTGTCAGCAATTGTACGTCCCGGCATGCGGGCGTTTACCATAGCGCTAGATCGCAAGACGAATATCAGTGGGTGGATAGCTCCCAGAGATTTGGTAGACGTTATTGTAGCTGCTCGCCAGGGGGGCTCTAATCGTGCCTTTCTTGGTAAAACGGTTGTCAGTAAAGTCCCTGTGTTGGCGGTAGATAGCGCTCTACAAGCGGATGATGACAAGCGGGGAGATAAGCCTCCTCAGACGATTACCCTTGAAGTTACGCCGGATCAGGCGGAACGTTTGGCAGCAGCCATAGAAGAGGGCAAGCCTGTCATAAGTTTGCATAGCTTTGCAGATCACAATCGAAGGGCAGTGGCAAGCAGGCGACCACAGTCTAAAGGTAGTAGAGCCGTGACAATGATTCGCGGTAGCGAAGAAATGGAAACGGTTAACGTTAGAGGAGAATGA